In Planifilum fimeticola, a single genomic region encodes these proteins:
- a CDS encoding RHS repeat protein: protein MDKNGEIQDSFTYTYDAKGNITAVTSSAGTTTYVYDALEQLIKETRPDGTVIEYTYDAVGNRLTKKETKGGTTFTTNYTYDDADQLTASQRDEIHARRQRQPDE, encoded by the coding sequence TTGGACAAGAACGGAGAGATTCAAGACAGTTTCACTTACACGTACGACGCAAAGGGGAACATCACGGCGGTCACCTCTTCGGCGGGAACAACCACCTACGTCTACGACGCCCTGGAGCAGCTGATCAAAGAAACGCGGCCAGACGGAACGGTGATCGAGTACACCTATGACGCTGTCGGCAACCGGCTGACGAAGAAGGAAACGAAGGGCGGCACGACCTTCACCACGAACTACACCTACGACGACGCGGACCAGCTGACGGCAAGTCAACGGGACGAGATACACGCACGACGCCAACGGCAACCTGACGAATGA